The Devosia sp. A16 genome includes a window with the following:
- a CDS encoding YnfA family protein, with product MPVYVPTLLVYAGAAVAEIAGCFAFWVWFRNGQSIWWLIPGLASLAAFAWLLTLAPSEHAGRAFAAYGGVYIAASLLWLWLAEGRRPDVWDLAGGGLALVGTAIILFAPRSN from the coding sequence ATGCCTGTCTACGTGCCTACCTTGCTGGTCTACGCCGGGGCCGCAGTTGCCGAAATCGCCGGATGTTTCGCGTTCTGGGTGTGGTTCCGCAACGGGCAATCGATCTGGTGGCTGATTCCAGGGCTGGCCTCACTCGCGGCCTTCGCCTGGTTGCTGACGCTCGCGCCGAGCGAACATGCGGGCCGAGCCTTTGCGGCTTATGGCGGGGTCTATATCGCGGCATCCCTGCTTTGGCTGTGGCTCGCCGAGGGACGGCGCCCGGACGTATGGGATCTGGCCGGCGGAGGGCTGGCGCTGGTTGGCACAGCAATCATCCTTTTTGCGCCGCGCTCCAATTGA
- the gyrB gene encoding DNA topoisomerase (ATP-hydrolyzing) subunit B: MSTETPSDPNEYGADSIKVLKGLDAVRKRPGMYIGDTDDGSGLHHMVYEVVDNAIDEALAGHADLVTVTLNADGSVSVNDNGRGIPTAIHKEEGVSAAEVIMTQLHAGGKFDQNSYKVSGGLHGVGVSVVNALSVSLKLNIRRDGEIHEMEFSHGDALAPLKQVGTYVPNLQPGTYEGRSGTEVTFLPSPDTFTMVEFDFKTLEHRLRELAFLNSGVRIVLRDLRHPEPVEVELHYEGGLEAFVRYLDNAKTPLIAAPILLSSERDGITVEVAMWWNDSYHENVLCFTNNIPQRDGGTHLAGLRAALTRQVTKYAEESGILKREKVEVSGEDIREGLTCVLSVKVPDPKFSSQTKDKLVSSEVRPVVENGVNDKLQQWLEEHPAEAKSVVGKVAEAAAAREAARKARELTRRKSALDINFLAGKLKDCSEKDPALSEIFIVEGDSAGGSATQGRDRRNQAVLPLRGKILNVERARFDRMLSSETIGNLVMALGTSIGREEFNIDKLRYHKIIIMTDADVDGAHIRTLLLTFFYRQMRELIERGHIYIAQPPLYKIKRGSSEQYLKNERSLEDYLINAGTDEAVLTSRDGVAHSGEDLLQIARQAREIVHTIEGLNTKYNRSIIEQAAIVGGLADAAGDDERARTVIERVVRRLDRLADEFERGWQGELDGQGGYVFSRTIRGVTERHAVDAQLLASADARRIRATVDKLGDLYGGVAKLVRKDQSFDIYGPFSLFETVSAIGRKGISLQRYKGLGEMNPEQLWETTLDPNARTLLKVEQREDDSEVGILFSELMGDVVEPRRLFIQDNALSVANLDV, from the coding sequence TTGAGCACCGAGACCCCCTCCGATCCGAACGAATATGGCGCCGATTCCATCAAGGTCCTGAAGGGCCTCGATGCGGTGCGCAAACGCCCCGGCATGTATATCGGCGACACCGATGACGGCTCGGGCCTGCATCACATGGTCTATGAGGTGGTGGACAACGCCATCGACGAGGCCCTGGCGGGGCATGCCGACCTGGTGACGGTGACGCTCAATGCCGATGGCTCGGTGTCGGTCAACGACAACGGCCGCGGCATCCCGACCGCCATCCACAAGGAAGAAGGCGTCTCGGCGGCCGAGGTCATCATGACCCAGCTGCATGCCGGTGGAAAGTTCGACCAGAACTCCTACAAGGTCTCCGGTGGACTGCACGGCGTGGGCGTGTCGGTGGTGAACGCGCTGTCGGTCTCGCTCAAGCTCAATATCCGGCGCGACGGCGAGATCCATGAGATGGAGTTCTCGCACGGCGACGCGCTGGCGCCGCTGAAGCAGGTGGGCACCTATGTGCCCAACCTGCAGCCGGGCACGTATGAAGGCCGCTCGGGCACCGAGGTCACCTTCCTGCCCTCGCCCGATACCTTCACCATGGTGGAGTTCGACTTCAAGACGCTGGAGCACCGGCTGCGCGAGCTGGCCTTCCTCAACTCGGGCGTCCGCATCGTCCTCCGCGACCTGCGCCATCCCGAGCCGGTCGAGGTCGAGCTGCACTACGAGGGCGGCCTCGAGGCCTTCGTGCGCTATCTCGACAACGCCAAGACGCCGCTGATTGCCGCGCCGATCCTGTTGAGTTCGGAGCGCGACGGCATCACCGTGGAAGTGGCGATGTGGTGGAACGACAGCTACCACGAGAACGTGCTGTGCTTCACCAACAACATTCCGCAGCGCGATGGCGGCACGCACCTGGCGGGCCTGCGCGCGGCGCTCACCCGGCAGGTCACCAAATATGCCGAAGAGAGCGGCATCCTGAAGCGCGAGAAGGTCGAGGTGTCCGGCGAGGATATCCGCGAAGGCCTCACCTGCGTGCTGTCGGTCAAGGTGCCGGACCCGAAATTCTCCAGCCAGACCAAGGACAAGCTGGTGTCGTCCGAGGTTCGTCCGGTGGTCGAGAACGGGGTCAACGACAAGCTGCAGCAATGGCTGGAAGAGCATCCGGCCGAGGCGAAGTCGGTGGTCGGCAAGGTGGCTGAAGCGGCGGCAGCGCGTGAAGCGGCGCGCAAGGCGCGCGAACTCACCCGCCGCAAGTCGGCGCTCGACATCAACTTCCTCGCGGGCAAGCTCAAGGATTGCTCGGAGAAGGATCCGGCGCTCAGCGAGATCTTCATCGTCGAGGGCGACTCCGCCGGTGGCTCGGCCACGCAGGGCCGCGACCGCCGCAATCAGGCGGTGCTGCCGTTGCGCGGCAAGATTCTCAACGTCGAGCGCGCCCGCTTCGACCGCATGCTGAGCTCGGAGACGATCGGCAACCTGGTGATGGCGCTGGGCACCTCGATCGGGCGCGAAGAGTTCAACATCGACAAGCTCCGCTACCACAAGATCATCATCATGACGGACGCCGATGTCGACGGCGCCCATATCCGCACCCTGCTGCTGACCTTCTTCTATCGGCAGATGCGCGAGCTGATCGAGCGCGGCCACATCTACATCGCGCAGCCGCCGCTCTATAAGATCAAGCGGGGTTCGTCCGAGCAGTACCTGAAGAACGAGCGCAGCCTCGAGGACTACCTGATCAATGCCGGCACCGATGAAGCGGTGCTGACCAGCCGCGACGGCGTGGCGCATTCGGGTGAGGACCTGCTGCAGATCGCGCGGCAGGCACGCGAGATCGTGCATACGATCGAAGGCCTCAACACCAAGTACAACCGATCGATCATCGAGCAGGCTGCCATCGTCGGCGGGCTCGCCGACGCGGCCGGCGACGATGAGCGAGCTCGTACGGTCATCGAGCGCGTAGTGCGCCGCCTCGACCGGCTGGCCGACGAGTTCGAGCGCGGCTGGCAGGGTGAACTCGACGGCCAGGGCGGCTATGTGTTCTCGCGCACCATTCGGGGCGTGACCGAGCGGCACGCGGTCGACGCACAATTGCTGGCGTCCGCGGACGCGCGCCGCATTCGCGCAACGGTGGACAAGCTGGGCGACCTCTATGGCGGCGTTGCCAAGCTGGTGCGCAAGGACCAGAGCTTCGATATCTACGGGCCGTTCTCGCTGTTCGAAACCGTCTCGGCCATCGGCCGCAAGGGCATTTCGCTGCAGCGCTACAAGGGTCTGGGCGAGATGAACCCGGAGCAGCTGTGGGAAACCACGCTCGACCCGAACGCCCGCACCCTGCTCAAGGTCGAGCAGCGCGAAGACGACAGCGAGGTCGGCATACTGTTCTCGGAACTGATGGGCGACGTGGTGGAGCCGCGCCGGCTGTTCATCCAGGACAATGCGCTGAGCGTCGCCAATCTCGACGTCTAG
- a CDS encoding transglycosylase domain-containing protein, producing MRKKNAGALFMDFHVSPDDRVGAMPKKGTRSERSAPAKKAARGARIEPGFSDGGVYVDDERSERAPRGKAPRGRAPKQKKGRGRRERRPLTLFGVIWKMISWLFILGIWGALALGAVVVYYAVQLPSADTWKVPDRAANIRIVAANGQLISNRGKTGGEAVSLRELPYYVPAAFVAIEDRRFYDHFGIDVLGLVSVALESVQAGEVTRGASTITQQVAKNLFLTPDQTLGRKVQEALLAVWLEQNYSKDDILDLYLNRMFFGHESYGIEAASQRYFGKSARNLSLGEAAMLAGSLQAPSRLNPKGNPDAVKARQGLVLAAMAKEGYITPAESKAAAIDPNQTVRTKVVGGESYVADWVESLMTAYLGEVKQDVIVHTTINWDLQKEAEFVVKEAVAKYGKEKGFTQGAMVAMDVDGSVRALVGGVDYQQSQYNRAVTARRQPGSTFKPFVYLAGMEKGYTPDTIATDGPVDINGWKPANADGKYGGDMTLRQALALSRNTVSALLANDVGPDKVVEAAMRMGISSPLQAVPSIALGTQEVSLLELTAAYAPFANGGIGVIANVITRIETADGKVLYDAVAAGPGRVIEPNIVAEMNDMLHAAVEIGTGKRAQLNGWPMAGKTGTSQKARDALFVGYTARMVAGVWLGNDNDVGTKLSGGNVPVEIWSQFMTKAHEGIPVAELPGAMTTQPTFEQQPLQPMEQPQAERPRRTLVDLLGDIFGGN from the coding sequence ATGCGCAAGAAGAATGCCGGGGCCCTGTTTATGGATTTTCACGTCTCGCCCGATGATCGCGTCGGCGCCATGCCCAAAAAGGGCACGCGTTCGGAGCGTTCCGCACCGGCGAAAAAGGCGGCGCGCGGCGCCCGGATCGAGCCGGGCTTTTCCGATGGCGGCGTCTATGTCGACGACGAGCGCAGCGAGCGCGCCCCCCGCGGCAAGGCGCCGCGTGGTCGGGCCCCCAAGCAGAAGAAGGGCCGTGGCCGGCGTGAACGGCGCCCGCTGACGCTGTTCGGGGTTATCTGGAAGATGATCTCCTGGCTGTTCATCCTGGGCATCTGGGGCGCCCTGGCCTTGGGCGCGGTGGTGGTCTACTACGCCGTGCAACTGCCCTCGGCCGACACCTGGAAGGTGCCGGACCGCGCCGCCAATATCCGCATCGTCGCCGCTAACGGGCAATTGATCTCCAACCGCGGCAAGACCGGCGGTGAGGCAGTGTCGCTGCGCGAGTTGCCCTATTACGTGCCGGCGGCCTTCGTCGCCATCGAGGACCGGCGCTTCTACGATCATTTCGGGATCGACGTGCTCGGCCTCGTCTCGGTGGCGCTCGAAAGCGTGCAGGCGGGCGAAGTGACCCGCGGCGCCTCGACCATCACCCAGCAGGTAGCCAAGAACCTGTTCCTCACTCCCGACCAAACGCTGGGCCGCAAGGTGCAGGAAGCGCTGCTCGCCGTGTGGCTGGAGCAGAACTATTCCAAGGACGATATCCTCGACCTCTACCTCAACCGCATGTTCTTCGGGCACGAGTCCTACGGCATCGAGGCCGCCTCGCAGCGCTATTTCGGCAAGTCGGCGCGCAACCTGTCGCTGGGCGAAGCGGCGATGCTGGCCGGCTCGCTGCAGGCGCCGTCGCGCCTCAACCCCAAGGGCAACCCCGATGCGGTAAAGGCGCGCCAGGGCCTGGTGCTCGCGGCGATGGCCAAGGAAGGTTACATCACCCCGGCCGAATCCAAGGCTGCGGCGATCGACCCCAACCAGACGGTGCGCACCAAGGTGGTGGGAGGCGAATCCTATGTCGCCGACTGGGTCGAGAGCCTGATGACTGCCTATCTGGGCGAAGTGAAGCAGGACGTGATCGTCCACACCACGATCAACTGGGACCTCCAGAAGGAGGCGGAATTCGTGGTGAAGGAAGCCGTGGCCAAGTACGGCAAGGAAAAGGGCTTCACCCAGGGCGCCATGGTGGCGATGGATGTCGACGGCTCGGTACGGGCCCTGGTCGGCGGCGTCGACTACCAGCAGAGCCAGTATAACCGTGCAGTGACGGCGCGCCGGCAGCCCGGTTCCACCTTCAAGCCGTTCGTGTATCTGGCCGGCATGGAGAAGGGCTATACCCCCGACACCATCGCCACCGACGGGCCGGTCGACATCAACGGCTGGAAACCGGCCAATGCCGACGGCAAGTATGGCGGCGACATGACCTTGCGCCAGGCGCTGGCGCTGTCGCGCAACACCGTCTCGGCGCTGCTCGCCAACGATGTCGGCCCGGACAAGGTGGTGGAAGCGGCAATGCGGATGGGGATTTCGTCGCCGCTGCAGGCGGTGCCGTCGATCGCACTGGGCACGCAGGAAGTCTCGCTGCTCGAGCTGACGGCAGCCTATGCGCCCTTCGCCAATGGCGGCATCGGCGTCATCGCCAATGTCATCACCCGGATCGAGACCGCCGACGGCAAGGTGCTGTATGACGCGGTGGCGGCCGGCCCCGGCCGGGTGATAGAGCCCAATATCGTTGCCGAGATGAACGACATGCTGCACGCCGCGGTCGAGATCGGTACCGGCAAGCGGGCCCAGCTCAACGGCTGGCCGATGGCCGGCAAGACCGGCACCAGCCAGAAGGCCCGCGACGCGCTGTTCGTCGGCTATACGGCCCGCATGGTGGCGGGTGTCTGGCTCGGCAACGACAATGATGTCGGCACCAAGCTCTCCGGCGGCAACGTGCCGGTGGAGATCTGGAGCCAGTTCATGACCAAGGCCCACGAGGGCATACCGGTCGCCGAACTGCCGGGCGCCATGACGACGCAACCGACCTTCGAGCAGCAACCGCTGCAGCCGATGGAACAGCCGCAGGCCGAACGCCCGCGCCGCACCCTGGTCGACCTCCTGGGCGATATCTTCGGCGGCAACTGA
- a CDS encoding Atu4866 domain-containing protein, giving the protein MGTRHDYTGLWATADGEIRQALLPNGRYIEARGHLDVAYQGDYRIVGNHIEYQDDTGFTAAGDFIAGVLHHAGMVMYARD; this is encoded by the coding sequence ATGGGAACCAGACACGACTATACCGGCCTGTGGGCCACTGCAGACGGCGAAATCCGTCAGGCGCTGTTGCCCAACGGCCGCTACATCGAAGCGCGCGGCCATCTCGACGTCGCCTACCAGGGCGACTATCGGATCGTCGGCAACCACATCGAGTACCAGGACGATACCGGCTTCACCGCCGCCGGCGATTTCATCGCCGGCGTCCTGCACCATGCCGGCATGGTGATGTACGCCCGGGACTGA
- a CDS encoding AraC family transcriptional regulator yields MDRMDELKNLIAQFATDDGIQATPVEGMSLVRISHPSEPMHAVHHPALCIVAQGRKRVIAGDRVLNYDAANFLVVSVDTPVIGQVVEATPDEPYLCMKLELDAAEIGALLIEVGGVTAAAAAEAEPSVTVSPIMSDLLDAAIRLVKLLERPEDLAVLGPMVKREILYRLLRSDQATKLQQIALAESRLQQVNRAIGWIKLNYREAFAIETVAAEARMSPSALHLHFKAVTAMSPLQYQKQLRLQEARRLMLSEAVDAATAGHRVGYDSPSQFSREYARTFGAPPLRDVARLKAGDLLSAG; encoded by the coding sequence ATGGATCGCATGGATGAACTCAAAAACCTGATTGCACAGTTCGCGACCGACGACGGCATTCAGGCAACGCCGGTCGAAGGCATGTCGCTGGTGCGGATCTCGCACCCGTCCGAACCGATGCATGCCGTGCACCATCCGGCGCTCTGCATCGTGGCGCAGGGCCGCAAGCGGGTGATCGCCGGGGACCGGGTGCTCAACTATGACGCGGCGAATTTCCTCGTCGTCTCGGTGGATACGCCGGTCATCGGCCAGGTGGTCGAGGCGACGCCGGACGAACCATACCTCTGCATGAAGCTCGAGCTCGATGCCGCCGAGATCGGCGCCTTGCTGATCGAGGTCGGCGGCGTCACCGCCGCAGCGGCCGCCGAGGCCGAACCGAGCGTGACGGTGAGCCCGATCATGTCCGACCTGCTCGATGCGGCGATCCGGCTGGTCAAGCTGCTTGAGCGGCCGGAGGACCTGGCGGTGCTCGGGCCGATGGTGAAGCGCGAGATCCTCTACCGCCTGCTCCGCTCCGACCAGGCCACCAAGCTGCAGCAGATTGCCTTGGCCGAGAGCCGGCTGCAGCAGGTCAACCGGGCCATCGGCTGGATCAAGCTCAACTATCGCGAGGCCTTCGCCATCGAGACGGTGGCGGCCGAAGCGCGCATGAGCCCTTCGGCGCTGCACCTGCATTTCAAGGCGGTGACGGCGATGAGTCCGCTGCAGTACCAGAAGCAGTTGCGGCTACAGGAAGCGCGCCGGCTGATGCTGTCCGAAGCGGTCGATGCGGCGACGGCCGGCCACCGCGTCGGCTATGACAGCCCCAGCCAGTTCAGCCGCGAATATGCCCGCACCTTCGGCGCGCCGCCGCTGCGTGACGTGGCGCGGCTGAAGGCCGGTGACCTGCTGTCGGCCGGTTGA
- the dnaN gene encoding DNA polymerase III subunit beta, translating into MKVTLERNHLLKSLGHVHRVVERRNTYPILANVLLKASDGKLDLRATDLDIEVTESVPAMVGQAGTTTVPAHTLYEIVRKLADGAEVRLENEGTEQLLVTSGRSRFHLACLSPDSFPDLKSGTFTHTFSVPAATLRELIERTQFAISNEETRYYLNGIYMHVLEVGGVPTLRAVATDGHRMARAESDAPQGAKGMPGIIVPKKTVSEVQKLLDGADGDVEVELSDTKIRVTLGSVVLLSKLIEGTFPDYDRVTPKNNDKQMNVDKQTFATAVDRVSTIASDRGGKAVKLSMKEGQLELSVTNPDHGTASEELAVEFEPESFEIGFNARYLLDIIGQIRSENAVFLFNDAGSPTLVREDGDAKALYVLMPMRV; encoded by the coding sequence ATGAAAGTCACTCTCGAGCGCAACCATCTGCTCAAGTCGCTGGGGCACGTCCACCGCGTGGTGGAGCGCCGCAATACCTACCCCATCCTCGCCAACGTGCTGCTCAAGGCTTCGGACGGCAAGCTCGACCTGCGCGCCACCGACCTCGATATCGAGGTGACCGAAAGCGTGCCGGCCATGGTCGGCCAGGCCGGGACCACCACGGTGCCGGCACACACGCTCTACGAAATCGTCCGCAAGCTCGCCGACGGGGCCGAAGTCCGGCTCGAGAACGAAGGCACCGAACAGCTGCTGGTGACCTCCGGACGGTCGCGCTTCCACCTGGCGTGCCTGTCGCCCGACAGTTTCCCGGACCTCAAGTCCGGAACCTTCACTCATACGTTCTCGGTTCCCGCGGCGACGCTGCGCGAGCTGATCGAGCGCACCCAGTTCGCCATCTCCAATGAGGAGACGCGCTACTACCTCAACGGCATCTACATGCACGTGCTGGAGGTCGGCGGTGTGCCGACGCTGCGCGCCGTCGCCACCGACGGACACCGCATGGCGCGCGCCGAATCCGATGCACCGCAGGGCGCCAAGGGCATGCCGGGCATCATCGTGCCCAAGAAAACCGTGTCGGAAGTGCAGAAGCTGCTCGACGGCGCCGATGGCGATGTCGAGGTCGAACTTTCGGACACCAAGATCCGGGTCACCCTGGGCAGCGTGGTGCTGCTGTCGAAGCTGATCGAAGGCACCTTCCCCGACTATGATCGGGTGACGCCCAAGAACAACGACAAGCAGATGAACGTCGACAAGCAGACCTTTGCGACCGCCGTCGACCGCGTCTCGACCATTGCGTCGGATCGCGGCGGCAAGGCCGTCAAGCTGTCGATGAAAGAAGGCCAGCTCGAGCTTTCGGTCACCAACCCGGACCATGGCACGGCGAGCGAGGAGCTGGCGGTCGAATTCGAGCCCGAGAGTTTCGAGATCGGCTTCAACGCCCGGTACCTGCTCGACATCATCGGCCAGATCCGCTCGGAGAACGCGGTGTTCCTGTTCAACGACGCCGGCTCGCCGACGCTGGTGCGCGAGGACGGCGACGCCAAGGCGCTCTATGTGCTGATGCCGATGCGGGTGTAA
- a CDS encoding SDR family oxidoreductase, with protein sequence MSDKVLVVTGGSRGIGAAVCRLAAMRGYGVVVNYAGNVAAAEAVCAEIHSRGGEAVAVRGDVSLAEDVEHIFRAADRMGRVTGLVNNAGTIAPSSRVDAMDAERINRIFAVNVTGSILCAGAAVRRMSSKHGGRGGGIVNVSSAAAKLGAPGVYADYAASKGAIDTFTVGLALEVAAEGIRVNGVRPGVIDTEFHATGGVPDRAQQLAPSVPLGRVGTAEEVAQAILWLLSDDAAYVTGTTLAVTGGRAAAP encoded by the coding sequence ATGTCCGATAAAGTACTTGTGGTCACTGGCGGCAGCCGGGGCATCGGCGCCGCGGTGTGCCGGCTCGCGGCAATGCGCGGCTATGGCGTGGTGGTGAACTATGCCGGCAATGTCGCGGCCGCCGAGGCGGTGTGCGCCGAAATCCATTCCCGCGGCGGCGAGGCCGTCGCGGTGCGCGGCGATGTCAGCCTCGCCGAGGATGTCGAGCACATCTTTCGTGCTGCCGACCGCATGGGCCGGGTGACGGGGCTGGTCAACAATGCCGGCACCATCGCCCCCTCGTCGCGCGTCGACGCCATGGATGCCGAGCGCATCAACCGCATCTTTGCGGTCAACGTCACCGGCTCGATCCTGTGTGCCGGCGCCGCGGTCCGGCGCATGTCCAGCAAGCATGGCGGCAGGGGCGGCGGCATCGTCAATGTCAGCTCCGCCGCCGCCAAGCTCGGCGCGCCGGGAGTCTATGCCGACTACGCGGCGAGCAAGGGCGCCATCGACACGTTCACGGTCGGGCTGGCGCTCGAGGTGGCGGCAGAAGGTATCCGGGTCAACGGCGTGCGTCCCGGGGTAATCGACACCGAATTTCACGCCACCGGTGGCGTCCCCGACCGGGCGCAGCAACTGGCGCCCAGCGTCCCGCTGGGGCGGGTCGGCACGGCCGAGGAGGTGGCGCAGGCGATCCTGTGGCTGCTGTCGGACGATGCGGCCTATGTCACCGGCACCACCCTGGCGGTGACCGGCGGACGGGCGGCGGCGCCTTGA
- the recF gene encoding DNA replication/repair protein RecF (All proteins in this family for which functions are known are DNA-binding proteins that assist the filamentation of RecA onto DNA for the initiation of recombination or recombinational repair.): MHPSRYISRLRLSHFRNYASAALDLDGRHLVLVGANGAGKTNLLEAVSLLSPGRGLRGAPFEDVAAQGSDGLWAVAATVETPEGPVDIGTGAGGPEGGRRVRINGANARTIEEMSSYLRVLWLTPAMDGLFTGPASERRRFLDRLVTTLLPGHSAQVSDFEKTMRQRNRLLDEDADPIWIDAVEAQMAAAAAAVHFARADSLGELQALIAAGVDEANFPAARLALTPLFEDRHEAQSSAVLEADLRALWRANRNLDRAAGRTLVGPHRIDLEVRHAQKDMPAALGSTGEQKALLIGLILAHARLVKRAAGIAPFLLLDEVAAHLDPGRRAALFTALDSLNTQCFMTGTDPMLFEALAEGAQRVIVKDGRLAPEP; this comes from the coding sequence ATGCACCCTTCCCGCTACATCTCACGGCTTCGCCTCTCGCATTTCCGCAACTATGCATCGGCGGCGCTCGATCTCGACGGGCGGCACCTGGTGCTGGTCGGCGCGAACGGCGCGGGAAAGACCAACCTGCTCGAGGCGGTATCGCTGCTGTCGCCGGGGCGCGGCCTGCGCGGCGCCCCGTTCGAAGATGTCGCGGCGCAAGGATCCGACGGGCTTTGGGCAGTGGCCGCCACGGTCGAAACGCCTGAGGGGCCGGTCGATATCGGCACCGGCGCCGGCGGCCCGGAGGGCGGCAGGCGGGTGCGGATCAACGGCGCCAACGCCCGGACCATCGAGGAGATGAGCTCCTATCTGAGGGTGCTCTGGCTGACCCCGGCGATGGATGGCCTGTTCACCGGCCCGGCGAGCGAACGCCGGCGTTTCCTCGACCGACTGGTGACGACGCTGCTCCCCGGCCATTCGGCTCAGGTCTCCGACTTCGAAAAGACCATGCGGCAGCGCAACCGGCTGCTCGACGAGGACGCCGACCCGATCTGGATCGATGCGGTCGAAGCACAGATGGCGGCGGCGGCCGCAGCCGTGCATTTCGCGCGCGCCGACAGCCTCGGCGAGCTGCAGGCGCTGATCGCGGCCGGCGTCGACGAGGCAAACTTTCCGGCAGCCCGGCTGGCGCTGACGCCCCTGTTCGAGGATCGGCACGAGGCTCAGTCCTCGGCGGTGCTCGAAGCGGACCTCAGGGCCCTGTGGCGCGCCAACCGCAACCTCGACCGCGCCGCCGGGCGCACCCTGGTCGGCCCGCACCGCATCGACCTCGAGGTGCGGCATGCGCAGAAGGACATGCCGGCGGCGCTCGGCTCCACCGGCGAGCAGAAGGCGCTGCTGATCGGGCTGATCCTCGCCCATGCGCGGCTGGTCAAGCGTGCGGCCGGCATCGCGCCCTTCCTGCTGCTCGACGAAGTGGCGGCGCATCTCGATCCCGGCCGCCGGGCGGCGCTGTTCACGGCACTCGACAGCCTCAACACACAATGTTTCATGACCGGCACCGACCCCATGCTGTTCGAGGCGCTGGCCGAGGGGGCGCAGCGGGTAATCGTCAAGGATGGGCGATTGGCGCCTGAGCCGTGA
- the dnaA gene encoding chromosomal replication initiator protein DnaA produces MMGKDGQALGSNELFQRVRARLKAAVGEDVFNSWFARLELEEIVDDLAHLSVPTRFLSSWVQSNYAEKILEAFRAESAGLARLHFTVRVNGQARPRLHQAETPSEAIEVEVTAAPVAPRVVRESTTAPAPRGDALSGSALDPKMTFDSFVAGSANEMALQVAKQVAHAAANNTVSFNPIYIHSSVGLGKSHLLNAIAWAAGAAEPGRNIVYLTADHFMYHFITAVQRQSALGFKEWLRRVDLLLIDDMQFLQGKSATEFGHTLGTLLTGAKQVVVAGDAPPRDLEMLDERVRSRLSGGLVVPINSFDLDLRRAIVTRRAEQAASRFSDAHFAPAVLDYVARVVVSHGRDLDGAVNRLLAANQLTKEPITVALAERTLADLVRQRDARRVRIEDILRIVSRHYKVPRNDLLSSRRSRDVVRPRQIAMYLAKALTSRSLPEIGRRFGGRDHTTVLHSVRKVEQMIKDDGELAQEIELLKRMLEE; encoded by the coding sequence ATGATGGGCAAGGACGGCCAGGCACTCGGCTCCAACGAGCTTTTCCAGCGTGTCCGTGCCCGGCTCAAGGCCGCCGTCGGCGAGGATGTCTTCAACTCCTGGTTTGCCCGGCTGGAACTGGAAGAGATCGTCGACGACCTGGCCCATCTGAGCGTGCCGACCCGCTTCCTGTCCTCCTGGGTGCAGTCGAACTACGCCGAAAAGATTCTCGAGGCGTTCCGCGCGGAATCCGCCGGCCTCGCCCGCCTGCACTTCACGGTGCGCGTCAACGGCCAGGCTCGGCCCCGGCTGCACCAGGCCGAGACGCCCAGCGAAGCGATCGAGGTCGAAGTGACGGCCGCACCGGTGGCGCCCCGCGTGGTGCGGGAGTCGACGACAGCGCCGGCGCCACGCGGCGACGCGCTGTCCGGATCGGCCCTCGACCCCAAGATGACCTTCGACAGCTTCGTTGCCGGCTCGGCCAACGAGATGGCGCTGCAAGTGGCCAAGCAGGTGGCCCACGCGGCCGCCAACAACACCGTCAGCTTCAACCCGATCTACATCCACTCGAGCGTCGGCCTGGGCAAATCCCACCTGCTCAACGCCATCGCCTGGGCCGCAGGCGCGGCCGAGCCCGGCCGCAACATCGTCTACCTGACGGCCGACCATTTCATGTACCACTTCATCACGGCCGTGCAGCGCCAGTCGGCGCTCGGCTTCAAGGAGTGGCTGCGCCGCGTCGACCTGTTGCTGATCGACGACATGCAGTTCCTGCAGGGCAAATCCGCCACCGAGTTCGGCCACACGCTGGGGACGCTGCTGACCGGGGCCAAGCAGGTGGTGGTGGCCGGCGACGCGCCGCCGCGCGACCTCGAAATGCTCGATGAGCGCGTGCGTTCGCGGCTCTCGGGTGGCCTCGTGGTGCCGATCAACTCGTTCGACCTCGATCTCCGCCGCGCTATCGTCACCCGACGGGCCGAGCAGGCGGCCTCGCGGTTCTCCGATGCGCATTTCGCCCCGGCGGTGCTCGACTATGTCGCCCGCGTGGTGGTGAGCCATGGTCGTGATCTCGATGGGGCGGTGAACCGTCTCCTCGCCGCCAACCAGCTGACCAAGGAGCCGATCACCGTGGCGCTCGCCGAGCGCACGCTGGCTGACCTGGTGCGGCAGCGCGATGCCCGCCGGGTGCGAATCGAGGACATCCTCAGGATCGTGTCGCGCCACTACAAGGTGCCACGCAACGACCTGCTGTCCTCGCGCCGCTCGCGCGACGTGGTGCGTCCGCGCCAGATCGCGATGTATCTGGCCAAGGCGCTGACCTCGCGTTCGCTGCCGGAAATCGGCCGGCGCTTCGGCGGCCGCGACCACACCACGGTGCTGCACTCGGTCCGCAAGGTCGAGCAGATGATCAAGGATGACGGCGAGCTGGCGCAGGAGATTGAACTGCTCAAGCGGATGCTCGAAGAATGA